The following is a genomic window from Lagenorhynchus albirostris chromosome 2, mLagAlb1.1, whole genome shotgun sequence.
ACAATGGTGGTGAAACCACTGGGTTTTAAGTCCTGATACTAACCAGTGCGTGACCCTGAGCAAGCTGCTTCACCTCTGTGGTCTCACTGTTCTCAGAGACATAATAAGGGGATTGATTGGATCAAGATAACTGAGTGCTGTGGACAGGCTTCGGGCTAGGACTAGGAAGGCATGAGTTTATGTCCCAACTCAGTCATGTACTAACTGTGTGATGTGGACACATAACTTAATTTCTTGCATCTTGAATACCAAACAAGAAAGTGGCTATGAACCAGGGAGAGCCCTGAGGACAACACACTGCTCTTCAACACTGGGGACCTGTGGACCCCACGGGGCATGTGAGGCCCTAGGAGCAGAGTGGTGGGGTAGAGAGGTGGAGAGTGGGGTGAGGCAGGATAGCCCCAGACTCCAGAGCCTGAGACTTCGATGCCCCACCTAGAACTGAAATAAGGCAAAGCAGCCTCCTAGACACGCCTAATTCTGCACGTTTGTAACCCAAACCAGGAGAAAGGGGGCGAACGTTTATGGAGATTTATGGGCACGGTCCCCAGGCTGGTCACTGCCTCACAATGCCCCTTTGCAGGTAAGGACGCAGCCTCTGAGGGGTAACACATCCACCCAGGGTCACCCCCCTCTTGTGGCCAGACCTGTTGGCCACCCGAGCCTCTGCTCTCTGCACTGTAGCCCTCCCTTAGTCTAGGATACCTGCTGTCACTTGTGGTCACATCTCCTTGTCAGGAGCCTGAAAGGGGGAGCAAGTTCTGTGTCTCCCCACCATGACTCAGTCTGGCCAACCTCAAAGCAGGCATGGGGCCAGAGGTCACGAGATCACAGCCACAGGCaaccagggaaactgaggcacacgtGCCTTTGGTCCTTCACACAGACAGGTGCTAACATTATATCAAGGTCCTTGGCCAGCTTGGCCCACAGTAGGTGCCCCACGTATCTGCGTCCCCTTCCCATGTCCCAGGTCCCGTGCAGGTGCAGCAGGTAAGGTCATCTGGCAGCCCATCCAGCTTTTTGCTTTGGCCAGTGTTCTCCATTGCGCTCTCAAGGATGCCCTTTAATCCTTGGGTcccgcccctctcccctccagacAGCCCTGTTCCTAGCCGAGCCTGCATACACGTATTCCAACCTAAGTAACAGGATAACTCCCCACCTCTAACCCCTTCTATGCCTCCCCACTGCCTTGCAGATGACTTCCAGGTCCTGAGCCTGACACTCAGGGGACCCTCCTGATGTTCCCCTGCTGGCTCATCCCCTCGCCCCTTACAACTGGGGTTCTAGCCGCTCTGGGCTGCATGCAGCCCCCGACACACCTGCTCGCTCATCTCTGAGGTTTTGCACATGACGTGCCCTCCATCTGATGCCCTCTCTCACTGTATCCACCTGGTTGGTTCCTACTTGTCCCTGAGAACCCTGCTCCAGCACGTCCTCCTCTAGAAGTCTTGGGGGTACCCCTGGATCATGTAGGAAACCTCCTCCCATAGCCCCCGGTGTTCCTTCTGCTCTAATTTTGTCTTTGGTCTGGCTTTCCTGCCAGACCTGGCTTGGGTCAGCGTTCAAGACACTCCCCTATGGGTAATCACACTGCTCACTGAGATCTCCTCACAGgtcccccttcctctcttcctccgaACCATCCAAGGCCACCTCAGAGCAGTCGCAGCCTAAATTGGCAACGTTAGCTCCCGCCACACCCCAGTCATACTCACCGTGCCCCATGCTCCCCAGCTGCCCACTCGTGTCCGTGCTGAACCCCCCGTCTGGAATGCCCTTGTCCCCCACCTCACCCTCTCAAATACCACTGCTATTCAAGGCCCACCTTACAGCCCATCCTCTATGAGACCTTCTCAGAGTCTTCTGGCTGGAAGTGGCCTCTTCATCCTGCTGCATTTGTCTGCATCCCCCTCTCAGCCTTGATCAAACCCTGCTTCATATTATAGCTATTGGTAAGCCAGTGTAATGAGGGGAGCAAGGGCTTTGGAGACTAACAAatggggttcaaatcccagctctgacacttgcatgctgtgtgaccttgggcaagtcattttgcctctctgaacttcagtatgtgcctctgtaaaatgggatgacacCTACCTCATAGGTTGTTGTGAGATTGAGATGATGAGTGTCAGGATCCTGGCATGTGGCAGGCGCTCCTTCAAACCCCGTTATTTATGGTCTCCCCAACCGAGTTGTGAGCCCATGTGGGCCAGGGTGCAGGTCCCATTCAGTGCCACAGCTCCACAGCACCCAACACATCATAGTTGGGCCTCACACCATAGATGCCTCACACCATAGAAATGCTGGCTGGACTTAATGCTTCATCCTAGCTgctgagggtggggtggagggataaTAGGGGCCCTGAGCTGAGAAGGCCTCTGCGGATGGCAGTGGTGAGTGCAGAATGGAGCCTGAAGATCAACCACAGGAGATGAatgtggagggaggggctggagccTGAGGCAGAGCTGCTGATATGCACTGGGGGTTTTATTGGTTTTCATTAAAATTCCTTCCCAAGGCAGGAGCAGCTACTCCCATAAATATTTTATCTGGTGCCCAAGTCAGTCTAAATGCACAGCAAAGTTGGCaagaaaaacaatgggaaaacaGTTCAGGGTGGGGTCCTGGGCTTCAGCTGAACTCACTCACATGCCCAAAGGGGCTTTCTCAGGAAGGTGGAAGCTGAGGGATGGcgccaaaggggagaggggggggagagagaaggtGACTGGTGGAGTGTGGGCCCTGCGgtagtggggagggaaggaaatggaCGCCACGCCCTCTCTGTGATGGACACCTTGCTCGGGGCATTCACACAGGTCATCTTGTCAAATCCTCTGTGGTCACAGAAGTGAagtgactcgcccaaggtcacccagccagccagtggcagagccagcactATGACCAAGAGTGCACTTGCTGCTTCTCAGGGTTCAGGTAAAGCATGGGAGTCTATGAACAATGTCCCAAATGCTTCAAGAGCAGCAGCACAGGCCATTCTCTGCTTCCCTAGATCCCGAACGAGGAAAAAAGGGGCTGGTACTTCACCATGGCAACGCTTTTCATCAGGTCAGGCTATGGGTTGAGGATgggatggtggggagggatggggagaggtggggccTGGAAGCCAGGGGAGAAATGGCTGAGCCCATCTGCGTGGCAAGGGCTCCCCGAgtccctctccctgcccactgGCCTGGGGAGGACTCGCGGCACTCTGGGGACGGCTGGAAGGGTGCTGACCAGCCGCGTCCCCTTCTCCGCCACAGGTTAGATGGCATCTTCCTGGAGCTGGGCAGCGAGGAGCAGAAGAGGTTGCCAGCCTTCAACCGCACGCTGGCCCTGCTCCGGCAAGTCCTCAAGTCGTCGGAACCCCACCACCAAGGCAGGACCCGTGGGGACGGGTGGGAGAGGAGCCTCTGCCCCGTCCTCCCTGCACCCGCCACCAGCTCTGCCAGTCTTGTCACTGTCCCCACCTCTAGCACTGTTTCGCTGTCCCTCACCCTCTGTCTCATCCACTCCCTTGTTCACCTCAGGGAGCTCGCACACATCGCACAGGTGAACGGGCGCCTGCAGATCACTCCAGGTGCACGTGTCCAGGCCTGTCTGTGACCGAAAGTGTAAGAGACAGAGTTCTCACCACTGCAGcctcttatccccattttgtggtgggaggagggaaggctgTTCTGGACGGGAGTCGAGTCATTTTTCCACAGGGACCAGAGCTCCAGAGCTGGGGAGAGCTGGAGTCAGAGAGCAGGGTGTCCCGCGTGACACAGTAAACACAACAAGCACTGAAACTGTTCATCCCTCCACTCACAcgtccctctccccacccttgtTTCTCTCGGTCCCTGGCTGGCCCACAGTGATTTCATGCCACTTCCCCTCCCTTTGTCTTCCCGGGGGCTGACACCTGGGGTGGCACTGGCCCCCTGCCTCCTTGtggctcccctccctctctccaccccgCTGTTGCCTGAGACCCCTCTCCCGGCCTCACCCCCAGCTCTGGCCTGGTGCTACCTCGGGATGCTGCTGGAGAGGAAGGACACCTTCTCCATCACCCCCATGGGCATCCATGACTGCGGGTTTTCAGGGACCGACCCCCTGGACTGCTTTGGCAAGGTATGTGCCCCCGGCCACAGAAGCTCTCCGAACCCGGATTGAGACTGACACCTCAGCCTCCTCTCCTGGAACCCGCTGCTTCTCTGGGTGtcatccccacctccctgccttaCTCAGGAAGTGCCCTTACTCCAGACCTTTCTCTCCATCCCAAACAAAGCCAAAGTGCTCCCTTGTCCTCTTGGCCTATGAGTCAGACCCTCTCCACTTCTCTAGGCCTGTCTTCTAAGCTAGTCATGATTTCCCAGATATACCCTCAGGCCTTTCCCCTTCACACCCCCGGGAGCAAAGTGGAAAGAAGACGAGGTTGgctggggtctggatgccagCTCTGCCCATAGGCCCTGTGACCCTAAAACAAGTCACTTCCATCTCTGAACCTCCTTATCTGTTAATTATGTGATCTGTCCACCATCTAGGATATTGAGAGACTGAAAGGAGGTAGTGGATGAAACCGTTCACTGTAAACCGTAAAGTGCTGTTCAAGCCTTATTCTTGGCACCTCGTTTCTGTGGCAGTTTCCACACTTAGCTCAGTTTTTGAAGACTTTCCTGGAGGCCAGGGACCCTGTGATTTTCGTTCCCCTTGCAGTCAGCACGACGCTGTGGCCGGGGCACGTTCCTAGCATTTGCTGGTCAGTAATGAGCAATTTCTTGGTGAGAGATCTTAGTGAGAGCAGAGCATAAACACTGCTTCACATGTGTTCCGAGAATTTTGTCCAATTTAACGCACTGCCTTTGCCCCTCCTTGGGAACCTACTCTGTGCGGGGCACAGAGGTGGACAGATGGGGCCCCTGCCCTGTAGTTCACCATCTCAGGGGCAGCAACAAACACAAGGCAGGCAGCTGTCAGTAACAATATTGGGGTGGTGGCGGGGGAAGTGCTGTGCCCAGCTAGAAACACTGTGTGAGTCTGGGGGAGGTAGAGGCTGATTCTGGCCCCTCCCCCTACCTGCCCCAGGAAAATGGGGGAGCACACAGCGACGTGTCTGAGGAAGAGGGGTTTGCCTGGGGTCTGGAGGGATTCACTGGACGTGTCCCGTGAACATGGCAGAGAGCATGTCAGCGAGTCGGGCTCTCAGGAGTTGAGTGCCAGTGAGCTGTGGCCAAAGTGTTGGGTCCCACGATGTGGTGGATATGAGGAATAAGATCTTTGGGGTAATATGGCTCTACTGAGAGAAGGGGTTCCAGTTCTGGCAAACAGCCAGACGAATGGTTTGTTCTTACCTCCTCCCTTACCCAGGCCATTGAGATTGCCAAGGACCAACCCCCCATCCTGAATCACCTGGCCAAAATCTTCCACTTCCTCGGAAAGCAGGATATGGCCATGGGTACCTGCAACATGGCCCTGGACACCCTACGAGATCCGGAGCTCAACTGGCAGGCGTACTGCACAAGGGCCAAGGTGAGTCTGCCCGCAGCTCCACCCCATCCTGCCATCCAGAATCAGAGAACGACGGCCAAGACCCTGTGGCCAGAGCCCGGAGGTCAGGGAGCCTTCACGGTGGAAGGGAGCTTAGGTGTCATCAAGGCTCACAGTTTGTGTTCTCTAAGATTGTTGAGTGAGAGAATGAAGGAGCTTCCCACCCACTGCTCATCCCTTCTGTAATGACCTGGCCAACAACCTGCCAGCCTCCTCTTTGATTAGAACCTTCGGCAGTCATACTGACCTGGGTGGAATTCGGGCCTCTCCACTCATCACTGTGGGACTTGGGGCAAGCCACTTACCCCTCCAAACCTCCATTCCCCAATCTGGAAGATACGGATAATAACATCTATCTTAAAAGGTGGTCAGAAGACTAAGTGAAATAACATCTAAAGCAGGTGCCTGGAGCATGGGAGGTGCTTGTGAAAGGCAGAGGGTATATTGGAGGAAGTCTGATGTCGTAGATCAGAGCTCTGGCTCTCAACGCCGCTGGCCTCGGTTCAAATCCCACAGCCCCGCTTACACGCTACGGGACTGTAGACAGAATACTCTTGCCCAAagtctgagccccagtttcttctTCTAGACTGGAGGTGATTGTACCTGCCTCACagagttgttatgagaattaaattagacTCTTGTGTAAAACTCAGTACTGACCACATAGTAAGAGTTCATAAGTGGTTGAGCAGTAttattagatatatatatatattttttaaatttatttagggctgtgttgggtcttcgttcctgtgtgagggctttcgctagttgtggcaagcgggggccactcctcattgcggtgcgcgggcctctcactattgcggcctctctcgttgcgcagcacaggctccagacgcacaggctcagcagttctggctcacgggcctagttgctccgtggcatgtgggatcttcccagaccagggcttgaacccgtgtcccctgcattagcaggcagattctcaaccactgtgccaccagggaagcccctattaggTATATTTTTAACTGGCTCCCTGTTGCTTGAGGCAGTCCACTATGGTCACTGAGCTCAGCAGATTACTCATTTAACTGAGAGCTGCCTGCCTCTGGCTTCCCCCTACTGGTCCCAGATCTGCCCTCTGGAGCCCCTACAGAACCCATCTGCTTGTGGGCAAAGAGCTGGAGCTCTGAGTTCGCTTTGCTCCAGGCTGGACAGCCTCCTCCACTACCTTTCATGGGACATGATGGCGAATCTGCTCCCTTGGTCTTGGTCTGCATGACATAATCATTTTACCAGCAGGTACTAGACAGTCAGTTCCTTCATGGCAGTTGATGTGGTCATTATCAATAGTAGTGATATTACTCATGATTGATAGTAAATAATAACACCTTTCTATAACACTCTGCATTTCACCCAGCACTTTCATATTCATGGCCTGATTGAATTCTCGCAAGATCCTGTGAGAGGCCAAACGTGTGTCATTTTACTAATGAGGCAACAGAGAGGCAGTGACCTTCCCGGGGTCCTGCATTCCGTTAGGGGGAATCCAAACCTCACTCTCCTCACGCCATCACAGGTTGGCCTGTAGCATATGCTCGCTGTCTCCCTGTAGCTCCAAAGATCACACTTACTACTCAGATGACCAGACTGGCACCAGGATGGAGGCAGGGCATAGGaggaaggaacagaagggaagggAACTCATCTGTGTAAAAGCCTCAGGCCCTGCTGTGAGCCTAAGGCCCTACCTGGCCCATGACCTTGACCCACCCCGgctcagctccctccctcccagccacaCTAGGGTCCTTGCAGCTCCTGAGGCATTATCTTGCCTCAGggcctctgcctagaatgctcttctcCCAAATATCCAGTTGGTTTCCTCCCTCACTTCCCGGAGGGCTTGAAGAAAAGGCGGAGCTGCTAGCAGCCGTCTTCTTGAAAATGTCAGCTTCTCACCAACACTTTGTGTCCTCctgtctttgtttgtttttcctttttagcacTTATCACTCCCTAACACACTATTTGCTGATTTATCATGTTTACTGTCTCTCCCCCCAGCTGTAATACacgctccaggagggcagggaattTTGTCATTTTGCTCTCTACTATATATCCTCAGCTCCTGGAACGTAGCAGGCTCttgatgaatatttgttgaaagaatgaatgaatgaactgagcacctaccatgtgctaggTCCTGGCTAGAACATATTCTCTCCATTGTCATGGTAGCTCTCCAAGGAAGATCTTAGTGTACTGATTTTTCAGATGTGGAAAATGAGCCTCACAGAGGTCATGCTAATaaagagggggaggggctggaattCAGCCAAGTTCAATTGGCTCCAAAGGCAgagctccccactcccaccccacccccacctcatgAAGCTGTCTTAGAACCAGAGCCCACCAATGGCTATAAAGCATTAATACCTTCAACGACAATGACCCCCTTTTTCTTACTTCCTCCTTCTCCACCCCTTCCCTACCCCTCCTGAGCCTCTAGATTTTCTAAATGCTCCAAATAGATGTGGGGAAAAAGGGAGGAAGTGGTGATGAAAGCAAGGGTCTGGAATCATTTGTAATTTGATGCTTGTAAGCTGGGCCACCTGCCATTCTTCCCACACTACTTGCTTACACAGACTCTCACATCCCATCTCAAACAACCCCCTCCCCTAGTCACCTCTATCCCATCaccctgtttattttttcataccaCTTGTCACCACTTGAAGTGGTACCATGTACTTTTTTACGATCATCTCCCCTACTAGAATGTTCTGCCAGGGCAGGGACCTCCTCTCTTATCAGCACTGTACCCCAgtacctagcacagggcctggcatatggTGGGCACTCGAtacgtatttgttgaatgaatgagtgaatgaatgaatggctctTACTTCATCCAACGCCCTTCATTGTACAGAGAGGGGTCAGTGTACCAAGGCCCAGAAAGTGGAGTGGCTAGCCCAAGCTGGCCCAGGAGTAGGACCTCGGACTCCCGAGTCCAGTCACAGGGGCTTTCCACTGCACCACAGAACCTCCCTCAGTTGCTGTTAAGAAAAACACTTTAGGATAGAAAAGAGGGCAAGGGTCCTTGCTTGAGCATCTTCCCTGAGCTGACTCTCTGTGGGCAGATCCACGTCAGAGCCTACCTGCATGACCTGGAGCGAAGCAAGATGGGGCTCGGGGGCATGCCTGACAGGAACCACCTGGCCTGCGCCAAGGCCGACCTCGAGGAGGTGGTCAAGGTGTGCCCAGGCCTCAAGACCTACCTGAACATCGGCCAGGTAAGGTAGCCTCTTGGCTAGGGTAGCCAATAGCTGACTAAAAACCTCTTAACTCTCTGCCAGGCCAGGCCTGGgcactgaggacacagggaggaacGCGGGGCATCCCCAGGCCTGATAACAGTACCTGCCTCCTACTGCATTGGTGAGGATGATAGGAGACGATGCACCTACAGCGTTCAGAACAGGGCCCAGTGCTTTCTAAGCACTCAGAAAGTGTGGGCCATTATTCTGTATCCTTCTGTGCCTTCCGCGAGCACGGAATGACCACCAGAGGTTACAGTATCTTATatatgagaacactgaggcccagagattgCCCCGCTCACGGTTATATGGCCGAGAGCGCTGGGGCTGGAACTGGAATCAGAGTACTGTCTCCTTTGCCAGGAGAGGGGCACCAAAATTTGCGATGAATAATTGtcgagggagggagggtggcaaTGAATGCgtggaatttttaaaacagcaagTGTGGGAATGGAATGAACGGGCAGCGGCGACGGCAGGGGAGAAAGGCTCACCCCGAAGCCCCCACCCCAGGTCTACTACTACATGGGCGTGGACGCTGTGCAGGAGCAGCTGGCGGTGGACGAGGCGGCGCTGAACCAGGCGCTGGTCTTCCTGGCCAAGGCCGGCGAGTCGGAGCTGGGCGCCACGCTGCCCGAGCTGCAGCTGTTGCGCGGCAAGTGCCTGCGCATCAAAGGCGAGGAGGCCAACGCGGCGGCCTGCTTCAAGCGCGCCGTGGAGCTGGACGACGCGGGCTCCAGCCACACCGAGGGCTTCGGCTGCCTGCTCGAGGCGCTGCTGGCGCAGTGGAGCCAGGCGCAGCTCAGCGACGGCGAGCTGGGCAGCGAGGTGGACGCGTGGCTGCGCTGCGCCCAGGACAAGTACCCGGCGGCGCGCCTGCGCCAGGAGCTGCAGCGCGTGTGGCGCGGCCACACGGGCGAGGTGCTGGGGCTGGCCCGGGCCTTAGTGGTGCAGGGACGGCCGGCGCTGGTGCGGCTCCTCTTCGAGACCATGCAGCGCGAGGGCACGGGCCCACGGAGGGGCCACTGCGCGTTCTCCTTCGAAGGTCCCTGAGGCCCCGCCCCGTTGAGGCCCCGCCTATAAGTGATTGGACCTGGTCGGGGCGCTGCACATCGGCTTTCACTGCCGTAAGCTGGCGGGTTCGGGGAACCCGTCAGATTCTCTTTCGGGAATTGGAATGGAAACGTTAGGACCCTAGGACGGTTTGACGTGCCTACGGAGGCAAAAGGGCCTGATTCAGCTGGGGCAGACGCGAGGGGCCACTGGGAAACTGAATTAAAGGACCAAATTGTACAAATATGCGGAAAAAATAATATGGAGCCTCCCAAGAGATACAGAAGATAATTGCCTCCATTTTGGTGGCTTTCTAGTACCCAAGAGCCTGTCTTTGGATTCCGTGAGCCACGCTCTATCCTTATAATAAGGCCCCCTTTACTTAGGTTGACTGGAGTAGGTCTCAGGtcctgcctccagggaagccGTGGCTAGAGAAGAGGGCACAGCTGCTAAGGAGCAAGTAAGGGAAGGGCGGTAGTCTACACCTGGCTGCTCAGGGCTCTTTCCTGCCTCTCTAGCAGCCTTGCAGCAGGCCTCATCCTTGGCCAGCTTGGTCTGAAAGGCCCTCGAACTCCCTGAAATAAAGCCCATCAGTAGTACCTTTGCTTGGCTTCTCTGTTCTTGGGGGAAAGTAGGGGCACCACCCAAGGAAGTGCCAACTGCCCCCAATCTCAAACCTTCtacaaaagagtgaagaaaatctTGGAATTTTGGAATCATAGTCATAGACTCTTAGACGTGGAATTTTATTGTCAAAGTACTTAGGCTCTGATTGCCAGCAGAACGTCCAAGCTGGATTCTTGTGGTCCTACTTACTTACAAGAGCTAATTTAACCTAAAATTCCGAATCAAGTTCTTTCCAGACTGCAAGAATGCTGGTTGTACGTAAATGCAATGGCAAGACCCCCTTCATGGTTTGTGATTTATTTTGcacttttccccttttttaaaaaaaaagttatactcACTGCTTTGTTCATTTTCCTGATGCTCAGACTGTACCAAGGGTAGGCCAGCACCCCTGCATCGCTTCTCATGTCCCCAGTGACAGATGGAGAACAGACCGAAAAGTGCAATCCCTAGAGATCACGCGCCCGGATGTCTCACTGTGCACATGGGAAGACTGAGAGCCCTGGAAGGGAAGTAGCTTGCTCAGAGTCACACTTCCTagcctccccacccctgtccctcCAACTTACTCTCAGCATTTTTCAGGtttggaaaaatattaataaactggTAACACTAAAGCATTAAGTGTTTACGTGTTAAGGGTTTATGTGTCACCTGTCACCTGGGGCACTCTGATATCCATCGGGATAATGCTGTCGTTCCAGGCACCTGTGAAATCCAGACAGTGAGGCCACCCTAAGGCCCTTGAATCCCACCTCAGGGCTCATGATGGCTCACCACTTCAGGTGGtgactttctttccctccttccttcctctcatctCCATTGCAGGAGAGTCCAGGAGGTGACTGGACAGCAGGCAGCATACACAGCCCTGTCCACTTCTCCCCCATCCCTTCTCCACCCATGGCTGTGACCTGTGACCTTCCCTATGACAGGAAcccatctctttcttctcctgcttTCCCAGACAGACAAACTGAATTCAAGGTGGTTTACTGGCGAAGTTGGGAAGTTGGTGAGGTTTGTCCCTTCCCCAGGCTTCCCAGTTTGTTTCCTTCCTCGCTTTTCCTGTCCTCAAGGTCATGCGTTTCTCCCTCCATTCCTGCCAGACCTTTTCAATAAGCTTCTTTCCGATAATCTCATTCACAGAATCATATAAATGACTAACAAACACCCACTAGGGCTTCTGTCAGGGGTACTGACAGAAGCCAACAAGAGAAAGGAAACCCCATTTCTGGGACTGCCTCTTGTGTGCGATACACTTCATACATGTAAACTCATGCAGTTTTCTCACCAGCCTTGAAGAGTAGGCATCATGATCCTggttacagatgaggacattgagaCACTGAACAAGGTCACACGTAAGCATGGGAAGAGCCAGACCTGCCCCGTGTGTGCTGTCTCCTGGGACACAGCCCTTCCTGGGAGATGTGTCATGGGTAGTCTAGAGTTGGGCCTGTGATCCCCAACGCAACCTGTCATtaccctgctccctccccacagTGTACTAGTCTCCCTGTTCGAAAACTGCCTTACCTCTGTGCCTTTGTACATCCCATTCCTCCACtggcttttttcctgtaatttctaTCCCAAGTGCTAGGCTCAAagctgcctcctccaggaagtcttgcCAAATCCTCCAGCTCTCATTAATCACTCCGTTTTGTGCACACGCTCAAGGTATTGTGTCCCTCTTCACTGCTTATATCCCCTTGTCCTTGCACCATAATGATGTCACCATGTCTGTTGTCCCCATTCAACTCTGGCTCTTTACAGCAAGGACCACGTCTGATTCAGCCCCATGACCCAGCACTGAGCTTGGCACGTAAGACAGGCTCAGTTTTGGTTGTTGAACTGAATAAACTCACAGTAGGGACGTGGCTACGTCAGTCCCAAACAGGCGACTCCATCACCAGGTCCACAAGGGCTGAGGTTGGGGCCAGGTCTGCCACCTAGGGAACTTTGCAGGCTAGAGCTCAACCGGAGAGCATGGGCTTTCTTTCCACCTCCTCTCCAGCTTTAGACCAAATCCCCAAA
Proteins encoded in this region:
- the TTC22 gene encoding tetratricopeptide repeat protein 22 isoform X1, which gives rise to MAEPEAAAEEVDALIDDLDYLPGHFHLEMQLNFEPRSPASLHARDLKLQRDGLRQELALTAATQRPAVRHLLGAFAFYLEELDEARESFLEVAREDPGNLNAWANLVHVYGRLGQKEEEEACAERLAGLMGLAGDRGAAGDPPLRAARCLAEQGYAHGFDVGCASPEERARVLEAGIELYDKALGHAQQIPNEEKRGWYFTMATLFIRLDGIFLELGSEEQKRLPAFNRTLALLRQVLKSSEPHHQALAWCYLGMLLERKDTFSITPMGIHDCGFSGTDPLDCFGKAIEIAKDQPPILNHLAKIFHFLGKQDMAMGTCNMALDTLRDPELNWQAYCTRAKDRKEGKGPCLSIFPELTLCGQIHVRAYLHDLERSKMGLGGMPDRNHLACAKADLEEVVKVCPGLKTYLNIGQVYYYMGVDAVQEQLAVDEAALNQALVFLAKAGESELGATLPELQLLRGKCLRIKGEEANAAACFKRAVELDDAGSSHTEGFGCLLEALLAQWSQAQLSDGELGSEVDAWLRCAQDKYPAARLRQELQRVWRGHTGEVLGLARALVVQGRPALVRLLFETMQREGTGPRRGHCAFSFEGP
- the TTC22 gene encoding tetratricopeptide repeat protein 22 isoform X6, which gives rise to MAEPEAAAEEVDALIDDLDYLPGHFHLEMQLNFEPRSPASLHARDLKLQRDGLRQELALTAATQRPAVRHLLGAFAFYLEELDEARESFLEVAREDPGNLNAWANLVHVYGRLGQKEEEEACAERLAGLMGLAGDRGAAGDPPLRAARCLAEQGYAHGFDVGCASPEERARVLEAGIELYDKALGHAQQIPNEEKRGWYFTMATLFIRLDGIFLELGSEEQKRLPAFNRTLALLRQVLKSSEPHHQALAWCYLGMLLERKDTFSITPMGIHDCGFSGTDPLDCFGKAIEIAKDQPPILNHLAKIFHFLGKQDMAMGTCNMALDTLRDPELNWQAYCTRAKHLSLPNTLFADLSCLLSLPPAVIHAPGGQGILSFCSLLYILSSWNVAGS
- the TTC22 gene encoding tetratricopeptide repeat protein 22 isoform X2, whose protein sequence is MAEPEAAAEEVDALIDDLDYLPGHFHLEMQLNFEPRSPASLHARDLKLQRDGLRQELALTAATQRPAVRHLLGAFAFYLEELDEARESFLEVAREDPGNLNAWANLVHVYGRLGQKEEEEACAERLAGLMGLAGDRGAAGDPPLRAARCLAEQGYAHGFDVGCASPEERARVLEAGIELYDKALGHAQQIPNEEKRGWYFTMATLFIRLDGIFLELGSEEQKRLPAFNRTLALLRQVLKSSEPHHQALAWCYLGMLLERKDTFSITPMGIHDCGFSGTDPLDCFGKAIEIAKDQPPILNHLAKIFHFLGKQDMAMGTCNMALDTLRDPELNWQAYCTRAKIHVRAYLHDLERSKMGLGGMPDRNHLACAKADLEEVVKVCPGLKTYLNIGQVYYYMGVDAVQEQLAVDEAALNQALVFLAKAGESELGATLPELQLLRGKCLRIKGEEANAAACFKRAVELDDAGSSHTEGFGCLLEALLAQWSQAQLSDGELGSEVDAWLRCAQDKYPAARLRQELQRVWRGHTGEVLGLARALVVQGRPALVRLLFETMQREGTGPRRGHCAFSFEGP
- the TTC22 gene encoding tetratricopeptide repeat protein 22 isoform X7, with the protein product MAEPEAAAEEVDALIDDLDYLPGHFHLEMQLNFEPRSPASLHARDLKLQRDGLRQELALTAATQRPAVRHLLGAFAFYLEELDEARESFLEVAREDPGNLNAWANLVHVYGRLGQKEEEEACAERLAGLMGLAGDRGAAGDPPLRAARCLAEQGYAHGFDVGCASPEERARVLEAGIELYDKALGHAQQIPNEEKRGWYFTMATLFIRLDGIFLELGSEEQKRLPAFNRTLALLRQVLKSSEPHHQALAWCYLGMLLERKDTFSITPMGIHDCGFSGTDPLDCFGKAIEIAKDQPPILNHLAKIFHFLGKQDMAMGTCNMALDTLRDPELNWQAYCTRAKTVPRVGQHPCIASHVPSDRWRTDRKVQSLEITRPDVSLCTWED
- the TTC22 gene encoding tetratricopeptide repeat protein 22 isoform X5 → MAEPEAAAEEVDALIDDLDYLPGHFHLEMQLNFEPRSPASLHARDLKLQRDGLRQELALTAATQRPAVRHLLGAFAFYLEELDEARESFLEVAREDPGNLNAWANLVHVYGRLGQKEEEEACAERLAGLMGLAGDRGAAGDPPLRAARCLAEQGYAHGFDVGCASPEERARVLEAGIELYDKALGHAQQIPNEEKRGWYFTMATLFIRLDGIFLELGSEEQKRLPAFNRTLALLRQVLKSSEPHHQALAWCYLGMLLERKDTFSITPMGIHDCGFSGTDPLDCFGKAIEIAKDQPPILNHLAKIFHFLGKQDMAMGTCNMALDTLRDPELNWQAYCTRAKDRKEGKGPCLSIFPELTLCGQIHVRAYLHDLERSKMGLGGMPDRNHLACAKADLEEVVKVCPGLKTYLNIGQCFLRSPPKETACPRILDSGPASRGAQL
- the TTC22 gene encoding tetratricopeptide repeat protein 22 isoform X4, whose product is MAEPEAAAEEVDALIDDLDYLPGHFHLEMQLNFEPRSPASLHARDLKLQRDGLRQELALTAATQRPAVRHLLGAFAFYLEELDEARESFLEVAREDPGNLNAWANLVHVYGRLGQKEEEEACAERLAGLMGLAGDRGAAGDPPLRAARCLAEQGYAHGFDVGCASPEERARVLEAGIELYDKALGHAQQIPNEEKRGWYFTMATLFIRLDGIFLELGSEEQKRLPAFNRTLALLRQVLKSSEPHHQALAWCYLGMLLERKDTFSITPMGIHDCGFSGTDPLDCFGKAIEIAKDQPPILNHLAKIFHFLGKQDMAMGTCNMALDTLRDPELNWQAYCTRAKDRKEGKGPCLSIFPELTLCGQIHVRAYLHDLERSKMGLGGMPDRNHLACAKADLEEVVKVCPGLKTYLNIGQTVPRVGQHPCIASHVPSDRWRTDRKVQSLEITRPDVSLCTWED